A stretch of DNA from Barnesiella propionica:
TTTCCTTCACATATGATGAAATGACCGGCAGAAGCCGAATCTATTTTTGTCATGTCTACAGTCGTGATTTTTTTACCTTTTTTTTCCTGGATACCTTCTATTATTTTTTTTATCAGTAATTTTTGTTCTTCCATTTAAAAAATTGAGATATAAATTATTTATGTGCAAATATAAGCCGAATTCCTAAAAAATTCACTTACTGGTTGTTATTAATTTTCGTTTTTAGTTAAAATCTGCTGTGAAGCTCGTATTCTGGCAATTAGATAAAATATATATAAAAATATGTGTTTGAATATAAATTCAAGATATTATTGTATTTTATTAATGGAAAATATGCTATATTTACATTGAAAAATAATGACAATTAACTATTAAATAATATTTAACGAAATATTAACTTCTTAATTCCCATGAAAAAAATTATACTATTATTTTTATCTTTATTGGCGGCAGCTATGTTAATAGCACAACCGAAACAAGAAATAAGGGCCGTATGGTTGGCAACGAATCCTTATGCGCTTGACTGGCCCAAATCCGTCGTTGAAAGATCACAGAAAGACCAGTTAATTACAATTTTGGATAAACTTGAAGCTGCTAATTTCAATACGGTTATTTTTCAGGTGCAGAGCTATGGCGATGTACTTTGGGATTCCGGTATCCAGCCTTGGTGCTATCATTTGACAGGGACTCCCGGAAAGGCGCCTGCTTATGATATGTGCCAGTATGTAATAGATGAATGCCATAAACGGAATATGGAAGTTCATGCGTGGGTAGTACCTTATCGTGTAGGTTCTTTGACTTATGTCACTAAATATGATAATTGCGACTTGCCTCATGTTACCAAAGTGCATCCCGAGTTATGTATTCAATTCGGTAATGACTGGTATTTGGATCCCGGGCTACCTAAAGTTCGCGAATATTTGTTGAATTTATATGAGACGCTGATAAAAAAATATGATTTTGACGGTCTTAATCTGGATTATACCCGTTATCCCAGTAAAACGTTTAATGATGCCGTTTCATATGCGGAATATGGGAATGGAAAGAATAAAAGTGACTGGCGCAGAGAAAATATCAATCAGTTCGTGTATGAATTGTACGATATGGTAAAATCAATTAAGCCCGAAATGAAAATAGGCTCGGCACCTATTGGTACATATAAGAATATAAGCGGATTGAGGGTAAATGCAGAAGGGTATGGAGATTATTTTCAAGATGCATGTGACTGGGCAAAAAAAGGAAAGCAGGATTTATTAATTCCTCAAATGTACTGGAATGAAACCTATAACTATTCAAAACATATGGTTACATGGATGGATAACAGGAATGACAGACAGTTGGTTATAGGTCTGGCTCCATATAAAATAGTTGATGAAAGTAAATGGGATGTATCTGTTGTGACCGACCAGATAGAAAAGGCACGTAAAAATAATCCAGAGACCTGTGGCGTTTGTTTTTTTAAAATTGAAGATGTGACAGGTAGCCCTCTGAAAATAAGAAATTTTTATAATCAGTTGAAAGATAATTATTTTAAATACCCTGCTCATATTCCTGTTATGCCGTATCATGGAATAACGAAGCCAAATGCCCCGGTCGGTTTGTCCGCATCGGTCAATGACGATAATCGGGAGTGTACATTAACGTGGAACATACCGTCATTAGATAATGAAGGAACGCCGATTCGCTATTATAGCGTATACATGTCCGAGAATTCCGACATCGATATAAATGATGTGACAAAACAGATAGGACATATAGTAAAAGACAATACTTTTACCTGCACTTTACCTGAAGTGAATAAAGATTATTATCTGGCAGTTACCACCTTTGACCGGGGTTATTATGAAAGTGATCTGTCTGATATCGTAAAAGTTTCGGCTGTATCCGGTATAATAGAAACAGGAATAAAACCGGTTAAATTCATACTGGCCGGTGATTGGCTGAAAGTGGAAACCGAACAAAAGATAACATCGGTCGGTGTGTATGCTCTGAGCGGAGTGTTGGTTGCATATTCTGCTTCATATGAAATGAATGTGGCTAATTTGCCTCATGGCGCATACATTGTCATGGTAACGATGGAGAATGGAAAAGTGGTAAAACATAAAATGATCAGATAAATGATCGGAGCAGAATCTTTCCGGTATTTTTTATCGGAGAGGTTCTGCCATTAAAAAAGGTATTTATCAATTATTTTCTTTAAGGTGCGGATTGAATCTCAATGTTCGGATTATTTGTATCTTTTTAATTCTATTTCTATGAAAAAAATATTATTTTTTTTGTTGTCATTATGGATGGCAATTGTACTGCAGGCCCAGCCGAAACAGGAAATCCGGGCCGTATGGCTCACTACGAATCCCAATGCAGTGGACTGGCCTACGTCGAAAAATGAGACGAATCAGAAATCTTCTCTTATCGAAATTCTTGATAAATTGCAGGCTGCTAATTTTAATACAATCCTTTTCCAGGTACAAAGTTACGGCGATGTGCTTTGGGACTCCGGTATCCAGCCCTGGAGCTATCATTTGACCGGTACTCCCGGAAAAGCACCTAATTATGACATTTGTGCGTTTGCGATAGAGGAATGCCATAAACGTAATATGGAGATACATGCATGGGTGGTGCCGTATCGTGTAGGAAGTAATTCGTATGTAACAAAATATGATGATTGTGCTCTGCCTCATGTATATAAAGTGCATCCCGAAATGTGCGTAAATTACGACAATGCGTGGTATCTCGATCCGGGCTTACCCGAAGTGCGCAAATATTTGGTAGATTTGTATGAGACTTTGGTAACAAAATATGAATTTGACGGTATCAATTTGGATTATACCCGTTATCCTCATGCGAATTTTGATGATGGAGACTCTTTTAAAAAATATGGAGGCGGTGCAAATCGGGACGATTGGCGCCGGGAAAATATAAATAAATTCGTATATGAGTTATACGATATGATAAAATCCCATAATCCCGGTATGAAATTGGGGGTAGCTCCTATAGGGTGTTATAAAAGAATACCCGGTTATTCCGGTTGGTACGCCTATTCCGATGTTTTTCAGGATCCTTGCGACTGGGCCGAAAAAGGTAAAATAGATTTAATAATTCCCCAGTTGTATTGGGATGAGAGCAGCGGTTATTCTGCACATACTAAAACGTGGATAGATAATTGCAACGGACGTCAGTTGGTTGCCGGACTGGCTGCTTATAAAATGACGGAGAGTCCTTATTGGCAGACCTCTGTGGTAATAGACCAGATAGAAAAAATGCGTAAGAATAATCCCGCTACTTGCGGTGTTAGTTTTTTCAGGACCAATTATATACTGGGCGAAAACGCCAAGATTAAAGACTTATACAATCAGTTAAAAGATAATTATTTCAAATATCCGGCCCACATCCCTGTTATGCCGTATAATGGCGTGACGAAACCGGATGCGCCGGTCAATGTGAAGGCTTCTGTAAATACCTCGACGAAGGAAAGCACGATTAGTTGGGATGTCCCTGAACAGGATGAGAATAATACTTCTATTCGATACTATAGCGTATATATATCCGAAAGTCCTGACATCGAAATTGACAATGTTGAAAATCAGGTCGCACATATAGTTAAGGAAAACACCTTTACATATACTTTACCGGACGATAAGATATATTATTTTGCTGTGACGGCTTTTGATAAAGGGTATTATGAAAGCGGACTCTCCAATGTGGTGAAAGTATCGGCGTCAGCCGGGTTGATGGATGCCGATATAAAACCGGTACGGTTTATCGTTGAAGGAGACTGGCTGAGAATAGATACTCAAGAAACAGTCGTATCGGTTCATATTTATGCTTTAAGCGGAACCTTGATGGCTCACGGGGATATTTCGGAAATCAATATCGGTCATTTGAGCCGTGGTGCATATATCGTTGTTGTAACCGTGAATAATGGTAAAATAATTAAATATAAGATGATAAAATAAAAAAAATAGTATATTTGCAATGAAAAAATCTCCTGGTTTATGATATTATCGGGAGATTTTTTTGCAAGAAATCAGACTATTTTAGAGTGTATAATCTAATATTTCAATAAATCACAAATAAACAAAACTTAATTTTTATGAGAAAGACATTGACTCTTATCCTTTCTTTGCTGGTGACAGGGATATTGATGGCCCAACCTAAGCAGGAAATCAGGGCCGTGTGGTTGACAACTAATCCTAATGCGGTGGATTGGCCTAAATCTACAAAAGAAG
This window harbors:
- a CDS encoding glycoside hydrolase family 10 protein, which encodes MKKIILLFLSLLAAAMLIAQPKQEIRAVWLATNPYALDWPKSVVERSQKDQLITILDKLEAANFNTVIFQVQSYGDVLWDSGIQPWCYHLTGTPGKAPAYDMCQYVIDECHKRNMEVHAWVVPYRVGSLTYVTKYDNCDLPHVTKVHPELCIQFGNDWYLDPGLPKVREYLLNLYETLIKKYDFDGLNLDYTRYPSKTFNDAVSYAEYGNGKNKSDWRRENINQFVYELYDMVKSIKPEMKIGSAPIGTYKNISGLRVNAEGYGDYFQDACDWAKKGKQDLLIPQMYWNETYNYSKHMVTWMDNRNDRQLVIGLAPYKIVDESKWDVSVVTDQIEKARKNNPETCGVCFFKIEDVTGSPLKIRNFYNQLKDNYFKYPAHIPVMPYHGITKPNAPVGLSASVNDDNRECTLTWNIPSLDNEGTPIRYYSVYMSENSDIDINDVTKQIGHIVKDNTFTCTLPEVNKDYYLAVTTFDRGYYESDLSDIVKVSAVSGIIETGIKPVKFILAGDWLKVETEQKITSVGVYALSGVLVAYSASYEMNVANLPHGAYIVMVTMENGKVVKHKMIR
- a CDS encoding family 10 glycosylhydrolase translates to MKKILFFLLSLWMAIVLQAQPKQEIRAVWLTTNPNAVDWPTSKNETNQKSSLIEILDKLQAANFNTILFQVQSYGDVLWDSGIQPWSYHLTGTPGKAPNYDICAFAIEECHKRNMEIHAWVVPYRVGSNSYVTKYDDCALPHVYKVHPEMCVNYDNAWYLDPGLPEVRKYLVDLYETLVTKYEFDGINLDYTRYPHANFDDGDSFKKYGGGANRDDWRRENINKFVYELYDMIKSHNPGMKLGVAPIGCYKRIPGYSGWYAYSDVFQDPCDWAEKGKIDLIIPQLYWDESSGYSAHTKTWIDNCNGRQLVAGLAAYKMTESPYWQTSVVIDQIEKMRKNNPATCGVSFFRTNYILGENAKIKDLYNQLKDNYFKYPAHIPVMPYNGVTKPDAPVNVKASVNTSTKESTISWDVPEQDENNTSIRYYSVYISESPDIEIDNVENQVAHIVKENTFTYTLPDDKIYYFAVTAFDKGYYESGLSNVVKVSASAGLMDADIKPVRFIVEGDWLRIDTQETVVSVHIYALSGTLMAHGDISEINIGHLSRGAYIVVVTVNNGKIIKYKMIK